A single window of Falco peregrinus isolate bFalPer1 chromosome 11, bFalPer1.pri, whole genome shotgun sequence DNA harbors:
- the LOC129785342 gene encoding uncharacterized LOC128706666 homolog, translated as MKKANWSRKKFLLVAGLSLIGFHFGSMLVNFAAKKSVQSHSEAKKN; from the coding sequence atgaagaaagcaaactggagtagaaaaaaatttctgcttGTGGCAGGGCTGTCACTTATAGGTTTCCATTTTGGAAGCATGCTTGTAAACTTTGctgcaaaaaaatctgttcaatCACATTCGGAAGCTAAAAAAAACTAG
- the MKKS gene encoding molecular chaperone MKKS has protein sequence MSRLEAKKPLLFISEPLNKDTVSQSLSLLTGILKSCYGPAGRLKQLHNGVGGYVCTTSQSSAILSRLSVSHRVLSVLMASVQNHISRFSDCGLFTAILCCSLIENFKSLNVAPCIVIKISKHLLSLCMDYLKSEACGCRIWVDFSSVETLLCLVRSILTSKPACMLNKTEVDHLSTLILKAFLFTVPCHVESNAVLGKCVIVPVKGRRVVDSVVLPGLLIETPEIQLAKPPTVKRTCSNMIRIALFCVSMSGDSFNPEEGTITVHHGISIETLELNQLLNVGKQLVNDEVGLVVCQKVIHPSLKQYLKENHVIAVDRAGLSLMEPLSQMTGSKPIASVHLLSPSCYGSLKDVRIESFASKYFVHLIPNDTVVCSLILCNRNETAWDELKRTCETAEHVLQLTIKEPLALLGGGCTETHLASYIRHKSCSLSTSTFRDLDCSRTQYQLVADGFCRSLESVACSLNHDEGEILTDMVYGHCWFVPSGFPSVSNWSDLVSKCGCGINGNTENLNWRLLQGQFDSPTIQGCPKELSVKVVDFLTLDCFAAKCSGLQVALETANLILDLSYVIEDQN, from the exons ATGTCTCGTCTTGAAGCTAAAAAGCCTCTGTTATTTATTAGTGAACCTTTAAATAAAGATACAGTTAGTCAGTCACTGTCTCTGCTGACTGGAATATTAAAATCTTGCTATGGTCCTGCTGGTAGACTCAAACAGCTCCACAATGGTGTGGGAGGCTATGTTTGTACAACTTCACAATCTTCAGCTATACTCAGTCGTCTTTCTGTCAGTCATCGTGTGCTGAGTGTTTTGATGGCCTCTGTACAGAACCATATATCCCGCTTCAGTGACTGTGGCTTATTTACTGCcattctgtgctgcagtttgaTTGAAAACTTCAAAAGCCTGAATGTTGCACCTTGCATTGTCATTAAAATAAGTAAGCATCTTTTGAGTTTGTGTATGGACTATCTCAAATCTGAGGCCTGTGGTTGCCGAATATGGGTAGATTTTAGCAGCGTTGAGACTCTTCTTTGCTTGGTACGTAGCATATTGACAAGCAAACCTGCTTGCATGCTTAATAAAACTGAAGTTGATCATCTCTCCACTCtgattttaaaggcttttttatttactgttccATGTCATGTGGAGAGTAATGCTGTTTTAGGAAAATGTGTAATAGTACCTGTGAAAGGTAGAAGAGTTGTGGATTCTGTGGTTCTTCCTGGTCTACTGATAGAAACACCAGAAATTCAATTGGCAAAACCACCTACTGTCAAAAGAACTTGTTCAAACATGATCAGGATAGCTCTTTTCTGTGTGTCCATGTCAGGAGACAGCTTCAACCCTGAAGAAGGAACTATAACAGTCCATCATGGAATTTCTATAGAAACATTAGAGCTGAATCAGTTGCTTAATGTAGGAAAGCAGCTGGTTAATGATGAGGTTGGCCTTGTAGTGTGCCAGAAAGTTATCCATCCATCCTTGAAACagtatctgaaagaaaaccatgTCATCGCTGTGGACAGAGCTGGGCTATCTCTGATGGAACCTCTGAGTCAGATGACAG GTTCAAAGCCTATAGCTTCTGTACATTTGTTGTCTCCTAGTTGTTACGGCAGTTTGAAAGATGTGCGCATTGAGAGTtttgcttcaaaatattttgtgcatCTGATTCCTAATGATACAGTTGTCTGCAGCTTGATACTCtgtaacagaaatgaaacagcatGGGATGAGTTGAAG CGTACCTGTGAAACTGCAGAACATGTGTTACAGTTAACAATCAAGGAACCTTTGGCATTATTAGGAGGTGGCTGTACAGAAACTCACCTGGCTTCATACATAAGACACAAG agttgtAGTCTGTCCACCAGCACCTTTAGAGATCTAGATTGTTCTCGGACACAATACCAATTGGTTGCTGATGGTTTTTGCCGTTCCCTGGAGTCTGTAGCTTGCTCTCTGAATCATGATGAAGGAGAAATTCTTACAGACATGGTTTATGGACACTGTTGGTTTGTTCCATCAGGATTTCCCTCTGTCTCTAATTGGTCAGATTTAGTTTCAAAATGTGGCTGTGGGATTAACGGTAACACTGAGAATCTCAACTGGAGGCTTTTGCAAGGCCAGTTTGACTCTCCTACTATACAGGGCTGCCCTAAAGAGCTCTCAGTAAAGGTTGTGGACTTTCTGACATTGGACTGTTTTGCTGCGAAGTGTAGTGGCCTACAAGTAGCTCTGGAGACAGCCAATCTGATTTTGGATCTCTCATACGTAATTGAAGATCAAAATTAG
- the LOC129785341 gene encoding uncharacterized LOC128706665 homolog, with protein MSLKTIWKDYKVLIVMAPSLALVHWGWFHIKSSPLFQVKTESFVPEPGIVAYVMQSNEKNKEK; from the coding sequence ATGAGTCTTAAAACCATCTGGAAAGACTACAAAGTTCTGATCGTTATGGCACCTAGCCTTGCGCTGGTGCACTGGGGCTGGTTTCACATCAAGTCTAGTCCTCTCTTCCAAGTGAAGACAGAGAGCTTTGTTCCAGAACCTGGGATTGTGGCATATGTGATgcaaagcaatgagaaaaataaagaaaaatag